DNA sequence from the Chelatococcus sp. HY11 genome:
CTTTTTTCTAATTCATGATGGGATTCTGGGTTTGACTCCTTTATGTGCCCGCCAGAATGGGACTCATTGGCGACCTGAATCCGGGATTGTGCGAGGTTTTCCAAGGACGTGCGGATCTCGCGCCAGAGACCGCCGAGCTCGCCGCAGATCGCCGCGATGATGGCGGTGCCGGCCTGCCGCGGGAGCCGGCCGATGATGTCCTGATAGCGATGTTGCAGGCTGTCCCAGGGGCCGGGCGCGGCTTCCTGGCGGGCGGCGGCGATGGTCTTGACGATATCCCGGCGCAGGAGGGTCAGCTGCTCCCGGGCGACCTGTCTGGCGTGTTTATCGGCCTGGACGGCCTCGGCCATGGCCTTGAAGGCCTCGGCGCGGGCGACGATTGGGGCGAGATCGAAGCCGTAGACCTGCGCGATGTCCCCTGCCCTGTCCTTGCGGGCGAAGCGTTTGCCGTTGGGACTGTCGCGGCGGATGACGAGGCCGCAATCGACGAGGACGGCGAGATGGCGCCGCAGGGTTGTGGCGGGCATGCCGTTGGCGCGAGCGGCGAGCTGTTCGTTGGAGGGCCAGACGATGATGTCGGCGCCGCCTGCCAGGGTGGTTTCGGGATGGAAGGACAGCAGGGCGTTGAGGATGGTGAGGGCCCGGTCTGTGGCGCCCAGCCGGTCGCGTGCCTCGCGGATATGGTGGAACACCTGCCATTTATGGACGATGCGATCCTTCGGGGCCGCGCGTGCGCTGGTCTGCTCAGCCACCTGGGCAAGCGACATCGTCCGCCGCCCGAAAGGCGTCGTTGCAATATGCGTCTGCATTCTCTTTCACCTATCGCTAGGCAAAAGAAATCTGCTCGCCGAAACGGCAATTATCCCCAACGGGGACTCTTGACTGTGATTCCGGGAAATGCGATTCTCTAGCTGCGAAACTCAGAGAAGGCTTCCGGGACGGTTGTTTCGGGGGCCTTTTTCTTTTGCGGGTTGCTTATTGTTTAAAGGTTGTCAGAAGCCTCCCTATTTCTGAAGGTCCGGTAGAGCGACGGTAAGTTTTCCGCAACAAACTCGGCGAAAGCCGAGCCGCCATCGGTGCCCCCTACGAACGAAATGGTACGTCTGGCCGGCTCGATTGTGGCGATTTTCTCACCGCTGTCGGATTTAACATCCACATTTGCGGTCTCGCTCTTGGTCCGATCAGGCGCTAGCCTGGCAAATGCCTTCACAAAGCGAAGGTCGCTGTCGGCACTTTGAAAAAGTGGATCGTTCAGTAAGTCGTCTAGACTGACGTTATTCTTCATGTTGCCTAACCGTTCCGCAAATGCCGTCCACCGTGGGCGGCCGGCTTTTGGCGCTGGTCCGATAGCAAGGATAAGACTTTTCGGAATCGACTTGGTAAGAGTTAACAAGCGAGAAAGCTGAGTTTTCTCCATGCTCAGCGCCGACATAATGATTGATCTGTCGAACCCCTGCTCTTCCAAGGTTATGGCGAATAACCCACGTTCGATATAGCTGAGGTCTTTCCGAGCCGAATTTTCTTGGCCTTGAATAACAACAAGTTCTTCGTCTGAGAGAGTCTGTACAACAGCACGTACAGGTCGCCCGAGCTTGGCGAGGATCTTCGCCCTGCGATGCCCGTATGCGATCTGATACTTGTCGGGCCTATCAGGTAGAGGCCGCACGAGGATGGGGCTTTTTTGCCCAGATGTCTCAATAGCGCGCAGAAGTGTTTCGAACTCCTCGCCTTCGTCATGAAGCCGATCTTGAGCGAAAGAGTCGACAAGGTTTTCAGGGGGAATCTCGATAACAGCGGCGCCTGCAGACACTAGCGCTCTCGCGCGTTCGGCAGCGTTCGCAATTTCGCCTAAAGATCGACTCATCGCACCAACGGCCGCCGATCTTGATCGTCCACTATCGAGCGATGAGGTATTGGATTGATCCACCTGAACAGAGTTGCCATGTGGCAACTCTGCCGCCCGACGCGTTAACATGGCTTTGAGGGTATCCTTGCGGCTCATGATACGCGCCCCCACGCAGCGGAAATCAGCTGCTCTATTTCGCCGTTGACAGCATCCAGAGACTCGACCGCGCGATCGTATGTTTGCTTTGAGAAGTTCTCGCGGCCAACCTCGTACAAGGTTTGCTTTGACAAGCCGGCGTCGGAGACGGCGGTAGATTTGACCATAGTGCTGTTCAAAACACGTTCGCGGAAAAGCGAACGCATGAAAGCGACCATCTGAGTTTGGGGAGCATCAACAGGTTCGAATCTGGTCACTACATAGCGAATGAAATCATAATCAAGGTCGCCGCCAGATTCTTGCACTACCTTGAGAATGTCAGATGCCATAAGGAGAAACTGGCACATTGACATCACGTCTAGCATCTGCGGATGGACAGTGATCAAGAGGCCGGTGGCTGCGCAAAGGGCGCCGAGAGTGAGGAAGCCGAGCTGCGGAGGGCAATCAAGGACCATAACATCATACTGCTCCGAGACGGAGCCTAGGGCTGAGGCAACTCTCCCAAAAAATGGCTCTGCATCGCGTTCTGCCAACGCACGTGGAGTATCGTGTTCATACTCCATAAGCTCGAGGTTGCCTGGGACAAGATCCAAACCCGGGAAGTACGTCTTGCGAATAATGTCACTTAGCCGCTTCCGTTCGGAATCGTATCGGACCGCGGCATACATGGTTTGATTTGCGTGGATATCGTATTCTGGCTGATAGCCATGAAGCGCCGTCAGGGACGCCTGGGGGTCTAAATCAACTGCTAAGACACGATAGCCATGCAAAGCAAGGTACTGCGCGAGATGAGCCGCAGTCGTTGTTTTTCCGCTGCCGCCTTTGAAATTCACAACAGCTAGGACTTGACAATGCTCGCCAGAATTTCGCCGAGGCACGTAACGCTTTCCTTTTGAGCCCTCTTCTAGCGCGACGCGTAGCTCATTAATCTGATCGAGTGTGTAAGAACGCCTCCCCCCAGTGCTGATTGATGGCTGCGGTCCTTTGCCGCTAAGTGATAATTGCCTTAGATAGCCGTCCGCAATTCCCACTAGCTTTGCCGTTTCGATCGAGGAGAATTGCCGCAATGATTTTCTTGAAATCGGAGGGAAAAGAGCCTCGCGCATTGCAACGAGTTCCGCTGATAATGCGGCGCCGTCTCCAGCGATGACGTCCGCCATCGGAGGCTTCCGAAGCTCGGCCGGGGCGGAAGCGCTACGGTCGTTCTGCATATCTACGAGATCCCGATGAACTACGGTGAAAAATCGTAGGTACGATTACAGGGTATTTAGCGATTCGCAAGCTCTTTAAAGTTAATGGGAATTTACCTCTTTGCGCGCATTAGTTGCCACATAGCAACTTGCTTTTCCGCCCGGTCCAAAAGGCTGCAGGCGTCCATTGCGCGTAGCGCGCAATATGGATTTCCTTGGCCTGAGTATGGCTGTCCAGCGCTAAGCAGCACGGTCCAAATACCGAGGGGTGCGGCTTGCACGCTGGGCTTAAGCTCTGTTCCAGCAGGGAACCTGACGATCCGGCTAATGCGAAGTGTTGATGATCTTTTTTCACCTCCACTCCCGACCACATACAAGTCAGCGCGGAGGGGTAGGGGTAACGAGAATTGCCGATAAACGGCAAATGATGACTGGGAGGAATTCCCAGCAACAGATGTTCATTAGGTCACTGAGACACGCGTCCGCAAACTCAAGGCGTCCAAAAATCGAAAAGCTCGGTCCCAAGACCATCAGAATCTTTGATGCTACGTGTGGCTATGGCCTCGTCGCCGCACTTACCCCGTATAAGTCGGACAATCTGCGGCACCGCGTCCCCTCAGATCAAGCCGCAGGGCTAAATGAGTCACGAAGCTGCTGTCGGCCAGCCTCCTCAGTTGCGAGCCCTGGGATCTGCGGTGGTGCTCAGCGCCTACCGAGGCAGGTTGCAACGTTCATGAGGCTGACCGCGCTATCGCCATTCTCGCCGCCATCTTTCTGCGCTCTTAAGTGACTACGCTCCGATGAGCGGTTGTCAGATGGCGGCACCCGCGGCGGACCGCCATCGGTCGGTTCCATTCTGAAAGGCTAAACTACGTTGCCGCATGAGCCTTGGCGGTCATGTCGACGCCAAGCGCACGCATCACCGCGAGCGTCGTTTTTAGTGTGGGGTTGCCGCGCTCGCTGAACGACCGGTAGAGCTGCTCACGTGACAGGCCCGTCTTCCGCGCTATTTCGGACATCCCCTTGGCGCGGGCAACAACGCCAAGCGCCTTGGCGACATAGGTCGCATCGCCAGTTTCAAAAGCATCCGCCATAAACGCAGCAATTTCCTCGTCGTCCACGAGTGCAGCGGCCGGATCGTAAGTCGTCAGTTTTTCAGTCATCTTGCGGGCTCCACGTCTTGGCAAGCTTTTTGGCAGTGGCGATATCACGGGCTTGAGATCCTTTGTCCCCGCCGGTCAGCAACACTATCAGGAGGTTGCCGCGCTTCTGGAAATAAATCCGGTATCCCGGTCCGTGGTGAATCCTCAGTTCGCTTATGCCTTCACCTACCGGCTCTACGTCGCCCGGCAGACCTTCAGCCAGGCGCATCAATCGGGCTGCGATGATGGTTCTGGCTCGTTTGTCCTGGAGGCGTGTCTCCCACCTTGCAAAGGTCGACGTCTGCTTGAGCTCGAACATGTATCAATATGTAGTCAATAAACTACAGAGAAGCAAGTGGAGCTGGCACATCTCCTCAGCCGACGCGAGCGCAGCTGGTGCATCCCGGACTGCCTGGCTCCCGGTCATTGGCCCGTCCGATGCTCTCCATCAGCCGTTCCTCCGCCCCATCTCAAACGTCCCGCGGCTGCGGCACGACCAAACCGAGCCGGCGGGCCCGGTCGAGGAGTGCTTTGACGGAGGAGGCGGCCCATTGCCGGCCGCCGCGCGGGGCACGTTCCCGCATCCGCTCGAGTTGGGCGGCGATGTCGCGCAGGCTGAGATCCGGATCGGCGATGGCGATGCCGGCGACGAGGGTCATCAGGCGGTCCTCGGGT
Encoded proteins:
- the repC gene encoding plasmid replication protein RepC translates to MQTHIATTPFGRRTMSLAQVAEQTSARAAPKDRIVHKWQVFHHIREARDRLGATDRALTILNALLSFHPETTLAGGADIIVWPSNEQLAARANGMPATTLRRHLAVLVDCGLVIRRDSPNGKRFARKDRAGDIAQVYGFDLAPIVARAEAFKAMAEAVQADKHARQVAREQLTLLRRDIVKTIAAARQEAAPGPWDSLQHRYQDIIGRLPRQAGTAIIAAICGELGGLWREIRTSLENLAQSRIQVANESHSGGHIKESNPESHHELEKSYARQQAEKAALEKPAIANPFGRETGWKFSLHPGKALSLHPGLGQKNPDPSLATVIKACPALVELAQGRAIRDWRDLLGIAGLVRPMLGISVKSWEETCATLGPQRAATLLAALYERSGQIANPGGYLRNLTERAIQGRFSTTPMILALLTAQLKGRRGGEALHHPAPAVEPPKGEGHPTPPAITVSAALRQKLRSGATRRPRAGGEKNDFPGCPLGGCPIN
- the repB gene encoding plasmid partitioning protein RepB — encoded protein: MSRKDTLKAMLTRRAAELPHGNSVQVDQSNTSSLDSGRSRSAAVGAMSRSLGEIANAAERARALVSAGAAVIEIPPENLVDSFAQDRLHDEGEEFETLLRAIETSGQKSPILVRPLPDRPDKYQIAYGHRRAKILAKLGRPVRAVVQTLSDEELVVIQGQENSARKDLSYIERGLFAITLEEQGFDRSIIMSALSMEKTQLSRLLTLTKSIPKSLILAIGPAPKAGRPRWTAFAERLGNMKNNVSLDDLLNDPLFQSADSDLRFVKAFARLAPDRTKSETANVDVKSDSGEKIATIEPARRTISFVGGTDGGSAFAEFVAENLPSLYRTFRNREASDNL
- the repA gene encoding plasmid partitioning protein RepA, with the protein product MADVIAGDGAALSAELVAMREALFPPISRKSLRQFSSIETAKLVGIADGYLRQLSLSGKGPQPSISTGGRRSYTLDQINELRVALEEGSKGKRYVPRRNSGEHCQVLAVVNFKGGSGKTTTAAHLAQYLALHGYRVLAVDLDPQASLTALHGYQPEYDIHANQTMYAAVRYDSERKRLSDIIRKTYFPGLDLVPGNLELMEYEHDTPRALAERDAEPFFGRVASALGSVSEQYDVMVLDCPPQLGFLTLGALCAATGLLITVHPQMLDVMSMCQFLLMASDILKVVQESGGDLDYDFIRYVVTRFEPVDAPQTQMVAFMRSLFRERVLNSTMVKSTAVSDAGLSKQTLYEVGRENFSKQTYDRAVESLDAVNGEIEQLISAAWGRVS
- a CDS encoding addiction module antidote protein, translating into MTEKLTTYDPAAALVDDEEIAAFMADAFETGDATYVAKALGVVARAKGMSEIARKTGLSREQLYRSFSERGNPTLKTTLAVMRALGVDMTAKAHAAT
- a CDS encoding type II toxin-antitoxin system RelE/ParE family toxin; translated protein: MFELKQTSTFARWETRLQDKRARTIIAARLMRLAEGLPGDVEPVGEGISELRIHHGPGYRIYFQKRGNLLIVLLTGGDKGSQARDIATAKKLAKTWSPQDD